A single Natranaerobius thermophilus JW/NM-WN-LF DNA region contains:
- a CDS encoding GntR family transcriptional regulator yields the protein MEFKLERKSRTPYYLQIKENIKKFVEFGYWTSGTKLPTERELAERLQVSRNTVSMAYKELESDGVIVCHQGRGTFIAEKDDKLKQQSRKEHLLKIIDVSIEEALQLGFTIDDFLAITHVRAREKQDMLTKLNIAFVECNQEQLHYFVNELNFDKGVSIIPILVSDLKNYPDTYRDKLSQVDIIITTFFHLEEIKESLHDIEAEILPIALELQMETVVKIARVPSNSRVGLICKSENFAHKFMNSLTKAGIDHVKIDFIMTESKEEIIEFTNNVDYVVTSPGKKHVVADIIDADPEQEITEVIFRPDQASLNLLKSTLVDLKQKVS from the coding sequence ATGGAATTTAAATTGGAACGAAAAAGCAGAACTCCATATTATTTGCAAATAAAAGAAAATATCAAAAAATTCGTTGAATTCGGATACTGGACTAGTGGGACGAAATTACCGACAGAACGTGAACTGGCTGAACGACTTCAAGTTAGTAGAAATACTGTTAGCATGGCTTATAAAGAATTAGAAAGTGATGGTGTGATTGTTTGTCATCAAGGAAGAGGAACTTTCATTGCAGAGAAAGATGATAAGCTGAAACAGCAGAGTAGAAAAGAACATTTATTAAAAATAATTGATGTTTCCATTGAAGAAGCTCTACAATTAGGTTTTACTATCGATGATTTTTTGGCCATAACTCACGTTAGGGCAAGAGAGAAGCAGGACATGTTAACTAAGTTAAATATAGCCTTTGTTGAATGTAATCAAGAACAACTTCATTACTTTGTAAATGAATTGAATTTTGATAAAGGTGTTTCAATTATTCCTATTCTTGTTTCTGATTTAAAAAATTATCCTGACACCTATCGGGATAAATTGTCACAGGTAGATATAATTATCACAACTTTCTTCCATTTAGAAGAGATTAAAGAATCTTTACACGATATCGAAGCTGAGATTTTACCTATAGCTTTGGAATTACAGATGGAGACTGTTGTGAAAATCGCCAGAGTCCCCTCGAATTCAAGAGTAGGTTTGATATGCAAGTCAGAAAACTTCGCTCATAAATTTATGAACTCTTTAACAAAAGCAGGAATTGATCATGTAAAAATAGATTTTATTATGACTGAATCAAAAGAAGAAATTATTGAATTTACGAATAATGTGGACTATGTTGTCACCAGCCCTGGGAAAAAGCATGTTGTGGCAGATATTATTGATGCTGATCCAGAACAAGAGATAACGGAGGTGATATTTAGACCAGATCAGGCTTCATTAAATCTCTTGAAAAGTACACTAGTTGATTTAAAACAAAAAGTTAGTTAG
- a CDS encoding 4Fe-4S dicluster domain-containing protein produces MSKKTAEPVKVAPKWCKGCGICIEFCPKKVLDYDDKGKVKVTKPEECIKCGLCELRCPDFAIVVKKEDESDEK; encoded by the coding sequence ATGTCAAAGAAGACTGCCGAGCCTGTTAAAGTCGCTCCCAAATGGTGTAAAGGCTGCGGTATATGTATTGAATTTTGTCCTAAAAAAGTTTTGGATTACGATGACAAAGGCAAGGTTAAAGTAACAAAACCAGAAGAATGTATCAAATGCGGCTTATGTGAACTTCGTTGTCCTGATTTTGCCATAGTTGTTAAGAAGGAGGATGAGTCGGATGAAAAATAA